Proteins encoded in a region of the Apilactobacillus apisilvae genome:
- a CDS encoding transposase has product MTNNKYSYETKLEAVRLLNEGIPGRKICKILGLKSDGLIYTWRKYVRNGDYYRLNQKPGKQYKYNKGNLELPSDVRKDMEIKQMKEELEVIKKYLIMEGLW; this is encoded by the coding sequence ATGACTAATAATAAATATTCATATGAAACTAAACTAGAAGCCGTTCGGCTTCTTAATGAAGGTATTCCTGGTAGAAAGATTTGTAAAATACTTGGTTTAAAGAGTGACGGCTTAATTTATACATGGCGGAAATATGTAAGAAATGGTGATTATTATCGTTTGAATCAAAAGCCTGGCAAACAATATAAATATAATAAAGGCAATTTAGAACTACCTAGTGATGTCAGAAAAGATATGGAAATTAAACAAATGAAGGAAGAACTTGAAGTTATAAAAAAATATTTAATCATGGAAGGGCTGTGGTAA
- the rpsM gene encoding 30S ribosomal protein S13, protein MARIAGIDLPRDKRVVIGLTSIFGIGQSRAAEILSKAGVSEDVRVRDLSSEQEDKIREVVDNYKIEGDLRREVRMNIKKLQEIGSYRGMRHRRGLPLRGQHTKNNARTRKGKKTTMAGKK, encoded by the coding sequence ATGGCTCGTATCGCCGGAATTGATTTACCACGTGATAAGCGTGTTGTTATCGGTCTAACAAGTATCTTTGGAATTGGTCAAAGTAGAGCTGCTGAAATTCTTTCAAAAGCTGGCGTTTCTGAAGATGTTCGTGTTCGTGATTTAAGTTCTGAACAAGAAGATAAAATTCGTGAAGTCGTTGACAATTATAAAATTGAAGGTGACTTACGCCGTGAAGTAAGAATGAATATCAAGAAACTTCAAGAAATTGGTTCTTACCGTGGAATGCGTCATCGTCGTGGTTTACCACTTAGAGGTCAACATACTAAGAACAATGCTCGTACTCGTAAGGGTAAAAAAACCACAATGGCTGGTAAAAAATAA
- a CDS encoding ECF transporter S component yields the protein MFIAIIIIQTTIPGIGNIPIGPLSITIIPITIIVAAILLGSKEGSILGLIWGLITFVRAFWWPTSPLAVFVLVNPLISVLPRILVGFVSGIFYHRLINFRINKNLLMVFSGVIGSLVNTILVLSLIYLFYRNNSFNIYHINTSDLLPYLLGIAGTNGLIEAILSGIFVPIIVKPLQKIKK from the coding sequence ATGTTTATAGCTATAATTATAATACAGACAACTATACCAGGAATTGGTAATATACCGATAGGCCCGCTAAGTATTACAATAATTCCGATTACTATAATAGTTGCTGCAATTTTATTGGGAAGTAAAGAGGGATCTATCCTTGGCCTTATATGGGGACTAATAACATTTGTTCGTGCTTTTTGGTGGCCAACTAGTCCTTTGGCAGTTTTTGTTTTAGTAAATCCTTTGATTTCAGTGTTACCCAGAATATTAGTGGGATTTGTTAGTGGAATTTTTTACCATCGATTAATAAATTTTAGAATTAATAAAAATTTATTAATGGTATTTTCGGGAGTTATTGGATCTCTTGTTAATACAATATTAGTTTTATCACTAATTTATTTATTCTATCGTAATAATTCTTTTAACATCTATCATATTAATACTAGTGATTTATTGCCTTACCTTTTAGGTATTGCTGGAACTAATGGCCTAATAGAAGCAATCTTGTCAGGAATTTTTGTTCCAATAATTGTTAAACCTTTGCAAAAAATAAAAAAGTAG
- a CDS encoding DNA-directed RNA polymerase subunit alpha: MIEFEKPNIHKIDETDNYGEVVVEPLERGYGTTLGNSLRRILLSSLPGAAVTSIQIDDVLHEFSTVPGVVEDVTQIILNIKKLSLKLDSSDEEEKSMEINVTGPAQVTADDIQADGDVTVLNPDLHIATVAEGSTFHMRMTANKGRGYISADENKARNDGMPIGVLPVDSIYTPIERVNYQVENARVGQVSDYDKLTLDVWTDGSITPSEAVSLAAKILTEHLGMFVNLTDEAKNAEVMVEKEETHKEKMLEMTIEELDLSVRSYNCLKRAGINTVQELTSKSENDMMKVRNLGRKSLVEVMHKLEDLGLSLRKED; the protein is encoded by the coding sequence ATGATTGAATTTGAAAAACCTAATATTCATAAGATTGATGAAACTGATAATTATGGAGAAGTTGTTGTTGAACCATTAGAACGTGGTTATGGAACAACTCTTGGAAACTCGTTGCGTAGAATTTTACTTTCATCTTTACCTGGTGCTGCTGTTACAAGTATTCAAATTGATGATGTATTACATGAATTTTCTACTGTACCTGGTGTAGTAGAAGATGTAACACAAATTATTTTGAATATTAAAAAACTTTCATTAAAGCTTGATTCTTCTGATGAAGAAGAAAAGTCAATGGAAATTAATGTTACTGGTCCTGCACAAGTTACTGCTGATGATATTCAAGCAGATGGTGATGTTACTGTTTTAAATCCAGATTTACACATTGCCACTGTTGCTGAAGGTTCAACATTCCATATGCGAATGACTGCTAACAAAGGCCGTGGATATATTTCTGCAGATGAAAATAAGGCTCGTAATGATGGAATGCCAATCGGTGTCTTACCAGTTGATTCCATTTATACCCCAATCGAACGTGTTAATTATCAAGTTGAAAATGCACGTGTTGGTCAAGTATCTGATTATGATAAACTTACTTTGGATGTTTGGACGGATGGTTCTATCACTCCAAGTGAAGCTGTAAGTTTAGCTGCTAAGATACTAACTGAACATCTTGGAATGTTTGTTAATTTAACCGATGAAGCTAAAAACGCTGAAGTAATGGTTGAAAAAGAAGAAACACATAAAGAAAAGATGTTAGAAATGACAATTGAAGAACTAGACTTATCTGTTCGTTCATATAATTGTCTAAAACGTGCCGGTATCAACACTGTTCAAGAATTAACTAGTAAAAGTGAAAATGATATGATGAAGGTTAGAAACTTAGGCCGCAAGTCTCTTGTTGAGGTAATGCATAAGTTAGAAGATCTTGGATTATCATTACGAAAAGAAGATTAG
- a CDS encoding adenylate kinase encodes MNLILMGLPGAGKGTQAETIIKNYGIPHISTGDIFRAAIKNQTEMGIKAKQYIDKGNLVPDDVTCGIVKDRLSKDDTKEGYMLDGFPRTIDQADSLQRISKDLNRPLDAVINIDVDPKILIDRLSGRFICKNCGATYHKLYKKPKVDDTCDVCGGHEFYQRSDDKPETVKNRLDVNIKMNTPLIDFYRGLDLLYTVDGSQNIDDVTEDIDKILKKL; translated from the coding sequence ATGAATTTGATTTTAATGGGTTTGCCGGGTGCTGGAAAAGGTACTCAAGCAGAAACCATTATTAAAAATTATGGGATCCCTCATATTTCTACAGGAGATATTTTTAGGGCCGCTATAAAAAATCAAACTGAAATGGGAATAAAGGCAAAACAATATATTGATAAAGGAAACTTAGTTCCTGATGATGTAACATGTGGAATTGTTAAAGATCGTCTTTCAAAAGATGATACAAAAGAAGGATATATGTTAGACGGTTTTCCTAGAACAATTGATCAAGCTGATTCTTTGCAAAGAATTAGTAAAGATCTAAATCGTCCATTGGATGCTGTTATAAATATTGACGTTGACCCTAAAATTCTTATTGATCGACTTTCCGGTAGATTTATATGTAAAAATTGTGGAGCTACTTATCACAAATTATATAAAAAGCCTAAAGTTGATGATACTTGTGATGTTTGTGGTGGTCATGAATTTTATCAACGTAGTGATGACAAACCTGAAACTGTTAAAAATCGTTTAGATGTAAACATTAAAATGAATACACCATTAATTGATTTTTACAGAGGTCTCGACCTATTGTATACCGTTGATGGTAGTCAAAATATTGATGATGTTACTGAAGACATTGACAAAATACTAAAAAAACTATAG
- the rplM gene encoding 50S ribosomal protein L13, with product MRTTYMAKPGEVERKWYIIDATDISLGRLTSTVASILRGKNKPTFTPNVDTGDHVIVINASKVALTGRKATRKVYSHHTGYLGGLKQKTAGQMLENTPEKLIETSVKGMMPDGSLAHKQLLHLHVHADGSHGHEAQNPEVLDINNLI from the coding sequence GTGCGTACAACATATATGGCAAAACCAGGTGAAGTAGAACGCAAGTGGTACATTATCGACGCAACTGACATTAGTTTGGGTCGCTTAACTTCAACAGTTGCTTCTATTTTACGAGGAAAAAATAAACCAACATTTACACCTAACGTTGATACAGGTGATCACGTTATTGTTATTAATGCATCTAAGGTTGCATTAACAGGTCGCAAAGCAACTCGCAAAGTATACTCCCACCACACAGGTTATTTAGGTGGTCTTAAACAAAAAACTGCTGGTCAAATGTTAGAAAATACTCCAGAAAAATTAATTGAAACATCAGTTAAGGGTATGATGCCAGATGGTTCATTAGCTCACAAGCAATTATTACACTTGCATGTACATGCTGATGGTAGTCATGGTCATGAAGCTCAAAACCCTGAAGTATTAGACATTAATAACCTAATTTAA
- a CDS encoding energy-coupling factor transporter ATPase gives MDNSISFKNVSHIYQNNTPFAKCALKNINFKIKSGSFISIVGKTGSGKSTLIKHINALLKPTSGEISIGKFKLNSKTNNKNLNQLRSTVGMVFQFPEQQLFADTVEEDIAFGPLNFGYSNDETSRTIEKVVDLVGLDKSLLTKSPFELSGGQQRKVAIADVLATHPKILILDEPTAGLDPQGQKFIMKLISKLNKEKNITIILVSHQMNDVANYSDSIFIMKNGELVKQCHPNELFNNESLLSEYDLKMPDSAIIASLLNNHGFDLNDFNFNDEALISSILKKLRNVK, from the coding sequence ATGGATAATTCGATATCATTCAAAAATGTAAGTCATATATATCAAAATAATACTCCTTTTGCTAAATGTGCTTTAAAAAATATTAATTTTAAAATAAAATCAGGTTCTTTTATTTCAATAGTTGGTAAAACTGGAAGTGGTAAGTCGACATTAATAAAACACATTAATGCTTTATTAAAACCTACAAGTGGGGAAATAAGTATTGGTAAATTTAAATTGAATTCTAAAACAAATAATAAAAATTTGAATCAACTGAGAAGTACCGTTGGAATGGTATTTCAATTTCCAGAACAACAATTATTTGCTGATACTGTAGAAGAAGATATCGCTTTTGGACCTTTAAATTTCGGCTATAGTAATGATGAAACATCTAGGACAATTGAGAAAGTAGTTGATTTAGTCGGACTAGATAAGTCCTTATTAACTAAATCTCCATTTGAATTATCTGGTGGACAGCAAAGAAAAGTGGCAATTGCTGATGTTTTAGCAACTCATCCTAAAATTCTTATTTTGGATGAACCAACAGCTGGCTTAGATCCACAAGGTCAAAAATTTATAATGAAGTTAATAAGCAAATTAAATAAGGAAAAAAATATAACAATAATTTTGGTTAGCCATCAGATGAATGATGTTGCAAACTATTCTGATAGTATATTCATAATGAAAAATGGTGAATTAGTAAAACAATGTCATCCCAATGAATTATTTAATAATGAATCTTTGTTAAGTGAGTATGATTTAAAAATGCCAGATAGTGCTATAATAGCTTCGCTATTAAATAATCACGGATTTGATTTAAATGATTTTAATTTTAATGATGAAGCTTTAATAAGCTCTATTTTAAAAAAATTAAGGAATGTTAAATAA
- the truA gene encoding tRNA pseudouridine(38-40) synthase TruA: MSYDGTKFSGFQRQPNRRTIEGTLTKIVNKMAKNPEKHIVVYGSGRTDAGVHALGQVAHFNFPYNLQEKSMLKALNSMLPLDIEILKVEKVSNDFHARYDVSGKRYMYRIDLGEFRNPFKRFYTAQWKLPVDLDKINHALEDLVGEHDFTSFVASGSTARSNIRTIYEANCYIDEKSNELIFEFYGNGFLYNMVRILVGVCIEIGSGYRPENDVLRLYDVKDRRQARRTVPACGLYLKHVYYEDEDPKHPTKLPKYQR, from the coding sequence ATGTCTTATGATGGGACCAAATTTTCAGGTTTTCAAAGACAACCTAATCGAAGAACTATTGAAGGAACTTTAACAAAAATTGTTAATAAAATGGCTAAAAATCCTGAGAAACATATAGTGGTGTATGGTTCTGGAAGAACTGATGCTGGTGTGCATGCATTGGGACAAGTAGCACACTTCAATTTCCCCTATAATTTACAAGAAAAAAGTATGTTAAAAGCATTAAATAGTATGTTACCATTAGACATTGAAATATTAAAAGTTGAAAAAGTTAGTAATGATTTTCATGCTAGATATGATGTCTCTGGTAAAAGATATATGTATCGAATCGATTTAGGAGAATTTCGAAATCCTTTTAAAAGATTTTATACTGCACAATGGAAATTACCTGTTGACTTGGATAAAATAAATCATGCATTAGAAGACTTGGTAGGGGAACATGATTTTACAAGTTTTGTTGCTTCAGGATCAACTGCCAGAAGTAACATAAGAACTATTTATGAGGCGAATTGCTATATTGATGAAAAAAGTAATGAATTAATTTTTGAATTTTATGGTAACGGATTTTTATATAATATGGTTAGAATTCTTGTAGGTGTTTGTATTGAAATCGGATCTGGATATAGACCAGAAAATGATGTTTTAAGATTGTATGATGTTAAAGATAGGAGACAGGCGCGAAGAACGGTACCTGCATGTGGACTCTATCTTAAACATGTTTACTATGAAGATGAAGATCCTAAGCATCCAACAAAATTGCCCAAATATCAAAGATGA
- the infA gene encoding translation initiation factor IF-1 → MSKDNVIEIEGKVTETLPNAMFRVELENGHEILAHVSGKIRMHYIRILPGDRVTVEMSPYDLSKGRITYRYK, encoded by the coding sequence TTGTCTAAAGATAATGTTATTGAAATTGAAGGTAAGGTTACTGAAACTTTACCTAATGCTATGTTTCGTGTGGAATTGGAAAATGGACATGAAATTTTAGCTCACGTTTCAGGTAAAATTAGAATGCATTACATTAGAATTTTACCTGGAGATCGTGTCACTGTTGAAATGTCACCATATGATTTAAGCAAGGGACGTATTACTTACCGTTATAAATAA
- a CDS encoding energy-coupling factor transporter ATPase, with product MDKKIINVKNLKFKYDNNSNYAINNLSFSVNKGEWLSIIGKNGSGKTTLISLLDGLIQCETGNIFIDGLELNESNLNNIRDKIGIVFQNPNNQFVASTVKEDVAFGLENRQYNYQNMHKTVHDILVEVGMTQYENSNPSRLSGGQQQRVALAGVLAVLPSIIILDESTSMLDPKAKDMLINLVNQFRKKYDLTVISITHDMDEVQYSDRVMLLEKGKLIKYISPLTLFNEISNAEDYGLELPLSEKIRIKLSENGFNLGNNYMNNEEIAKWIIRYHSKM from the coding sequence ATGGATAAAAAAATTATTAATGTTAAGAACTTAAAATTTAAATATGACAATAATAGTAATTATGCTATTAATAATTTATCGTTTTCCGTTAATAAAGGTGAATGGTTATCCATAATAGGCAAAAATGGTAGTGGTAAAACTACATTGATTAGTTTATTAGATGGTTTAATTCAATGTGAAACTGGAAATATATTTATTGACGGATTAGAATTAAACGAATCTAATTTAAATAATATAAGAGATAAAATTGGTATTGTTTTTCAAAATCCTAACAATCAATTTGTTGCATCGACTGTTAAAGAGGACGTTGCTTTTGGATTAGAAAATAGACAATATAATTATCAAAATATGCATAAAACTGTTCATGATATTTTGGTGGAAGTTGGTATGACTCAATATGAAAATAGTAATCCTTCAAGATTATCTGGTGGCCAACAACAAAGAGTAGCCTTGGCAGGAGTTTTAGCTGTTTTACCTAGCATTATAATATTAGATGAGTCCACTAGTATGCTTGATCCTAAGGCTAAAGATATGCTTATAAATTTGGTTAATCAATTTAGAAAGAAATATGACTTAACCGTTATTTCAATAACTCATGATATGGATGAAGTTCAATATTCTGATAGAGTAATGTTGTTAGAAAAAGGTAAATTAATAAAGTATATTTCACCACTAACTTTATTTAATGAAATTTCTAATGCCGAAGATTATGGATTAGAATTGCCATTATCTGAAAAAATCAGGATTAAATTAAGCGAAAATGGTTTTAATTTAGGTAATAATTATATGAATAATGAGGAGATTGCCAAATGGATAATTCGATATCATTCAAAAATGTAA
- a CDS encoding energy-coupling factor transporter transmembrane component T family protein — MMNNFIFGRYLPLGSFVHKMNPAVKIFLCFYLVILVFLANNFFSYLSMILFVSSLIFCTKTPLKLFIRGIIPLIWIIIFTIIIQLIFSSGGEIIYKLWFIRITNLGVHNAIFLFFRFLLIISISTALTITTSPLEIADGISILLKPLKKLKFPVETFSLMISISLRFVPTLNDEVKTIMDAQRSRGVDFGSGGLIKRIKSFVPLLIPLFVSAFKHADNLSVAMEARGYQINQKRTHYNSYHFNYIDALSILFSILIMFLLFIVRN; from the coding sequence ATTATGAATAATTTTATATTTGGTAGATATTTACCCTTAGGTTCTTTCGTTCATAAAATGAATCCAGCCGTGAAGATATTTTTGTGTTTTTATTTGGTTATTTTAGTATTTTTAGCTAATAACTTTTTTAGCTATTTATCAATGATCTTATTTGTCTCTTCTTTAATATTTTGCACTAAAACGCCGCTTAAACTTTTTATTAGAGGTATAATACCTTTAATCTGGATAATAATATTTACAATTATTATTCAGTTAATATTTAGCTCCGGTGGAGAGATTATTTATAAATTATGGTTTATTAGAATTACCAATTTAGGTGTGCATAACGCTATCTTTTTATTTTTTAGATTTTTATTAATAATATCTATTTCAACTGCGCTTACAATTACTACAAGTCCATTAGAAATAGCAGACGGAATTAGTATTTTGTTAAAGCCTTTAAAAAAATTAAAATTTCCAGTTGAAACTTTTTCCTTAATGATTTCCATTTCACTTCGTTTTGTTCCAACTTTAAATGATGAAGTTAAAACAATTATGGATGCACAAAGATCCAGGGGAGTAGATTTTGGTAGTGGTGGATTAATTAAGCGAATTAAATCTTTTGTTCCATTATTAATCCCGTTATTTGTTAGTGCTTTTAAACATGCCGATAATTTAAGTGTCGCAATGGAAGCTAGGGGTTATCAAATTAATCAAAAGCGTACTCATTATAATAGCTATCATTTTAATTATATTGATGCACTTTCAATTTTATTTTCTATATTAATTATGTTTTTATTATTTATAGTTAGAAATTAG
- the rpsI gene encoding 30S ribosomal protein S9, with product MAQVQYRGTGRRKDSVARVLLVPGTGKVVMNKKAIEDYIPFPNLRAVVMQPFDVTETLGNYDALINVNGGGFSGQAGAARHGIARALLEVDPDFRAPLKSAGLLTRDARMKERKKPGLKKARKAGQFSKR from the coding sequence TTGGCTCAAGTACAATATCGCGGCACAGGCCGTCGTAAAGACTCAGTAGCTAGAGTACTTTTAGTACCTGGTACTGGTAAAGTAGTTATGAACAAAAAAGCTATCGAAGATTACATTCCATTCCCTAACCTAAGAGCAGTGGTTATGCAACCATTTGATGTTACTGAAACTTTAGGTAACTATGATGCTTTAATCAATGTTAATGGTGGTGGATTCTCAGGACAAGCTGGTGCAGCTCGTCATGGTATCGCTCGTGCATTACTAGAAGTAGATCCTGATTTCCGTGCTCCATTAAAGAGCGCTGGCTTATTAACTCGTGATGCTCGTATGAAAGAACGTAAGAAGCCAGGTCTTAAGAAAGCTCGTAAGGCTGGTCAATTCTCAAAACGTTAA
- the rpsK gene encoding 30S ribosomal protein S11, whose amino-acid sequence MVQKKGSRKRRAKKNIEAGVAHIHSTFNNTLVMITDMQGNAIAWSSAGALGFRGSRKSTPFAAQMAAEAAAKSSMEHGMKSVEVAVKGPGSGRESAIRALQSTGLEVAAIRDVTPVPHNGSRPPKRRRV is encoded by the coding sequence ATGGTTCAAAAGAAAGGTTCACGTAAACGTAGAGCAAAGAAGAATATCGAAGCCGGTGTTGCTCATATTCACTCTACTTTCAATAATACATTAGTTATGATTACTGATATGCAAGGAAACGCTATTGCATGGTCATCAGCTGGTGCTTTAGGATTCCGTGGAAGTCGTAAATCAACTCCATTTGCTGCACAAATGGCTGCTGAAGCTGCTGCTAAATCATCTATGGAACATGGTATGAAGTCTGTTGAAGTTGCTGTTAAAGGTCCTGGTTCAGGTCGTGAATCAGCAATCCGTGCGCTACAATCAACTGGTTTAGAAGTTGCTGCAATTCGTGATGTGACACCAGTTCCACATAATGGATCTCGTCCTCCAAAGCGTCGTAGAGTTTAA
- the secY gene encoding preprotein translocase subunit SecY, producing MLSTLKNAFKVKSIRNKVLFTLGVLIVFRLGAYITVPGINAKALQSVASSGLVSILNTFSGGGLTNYSLFAMGVSPYITAQIIVQLLQMDIVPRFVEWSKQGEVGRKKLNQVTRILSVVLAFVQSIGITAGFNTLSSLNLVQHPGPATYLSIGLILTGGSMLTTWMGDMITDRGIGQGVSMIIFAGIIARIPVGIQQLYKEYIVGDSSSELWQSIIFIVVLFIIVLIIVTFVTWVQQAERRIPIQYTRRETGSSDNSYLPLKVNVAGVIPVIFASSFISTPQAILMFFASKHSGDGWYKIMSDIFNMQTIPGATLYTFLIIVFTFFYAFVQVNPEKLSKNLQKQGSYISGVWPGNGTQKYVSKLLMRLSVVGALFLGIVALIPLVAQNVWNLDESIGLGGTSLLIVVGVAIQTISQIRGLMMKQEYVGFIKEPRPEDL from the coding sequence ATGCTATCAACCTTGAAAAACGCTTTTAAAGTAAAAAGTATTCGTAATAAAGTTCTTTTTACTTTAGGAGTTTTGATTGTATTTAGACTTGGGGCATATATTACTGTCCCTGGGATAAACGCCAAAGCACTCCAAAGCGTTGCTTCATCTGGATTGGTTAGCATTTTAAACACCTTTAGTGGTGGTGGATTAACAAATTATTCACTATTCGCTATGGGTGTTTCACCATATATTACTGCACAAATTATTGTTCAGCTTTTACAAATGGACATTGTCCCTCGCTTTGTTGAATGGAGTAAACAAGGTGAAGTTGGACGTAAAAAATTAAATCAAGTTACTAGAATTTTGTCAGTAGTTCTTGCATTTGTACAATCAATTGGTATTACAGCCGGATTTAATACTTTAAGTAGTTTAAACCTTGTACAACATCCAGGACCAGCTACTTATTTAAGTATTGGTTTAATTTTAACCGGTGGATCAATGTTAACTACTTGGATGGGTGACATGATTACTGACCGAGGAATCGGCCAAGGTGTTTCAATGATAATTTTTGCCGGAATTATCGCTAGAATTCCAGTAGGAATTCAACAACTTTATAAAGAATATATTGTTGGTGATAGTTCTTCAGAATTATGGCAATCAATTATATTTATAGTTGTATTGTTTATAATTGTATTAATAATTGTTACTTTTGTTACTTGGGTTCAACAGGCTGAACGTAGAATTCCTATACAATATACGAGAAGAGAAACAGGTTCATCAGATAATAGTTATTTACCATTAAAGGTAAATGTTGCTGGTGTTATTCCTGTAATCTTTGCTAGTTCGTTTATTTCAACACCTCAAGCTATCTTGATGTTTTTTGCAAGTAAACATTCTGGTGATGGTTGGTATAAAATTATGAGTGATATATTTAATATGCAAACCATTCCGGGTGCTACTTTATATACATTTTTAATTATTGTATTTACATTTTTCTATGCTTTTGTTCAGGTTAATCCTGAAAAGTTATCTAAGAACTTGCAAAAGCAAGGAAGTTATATTTCTGGTGTTTGGCCAGGTAACGGAACACAAAAATATGTTTCTAAGCTTCTTATGAGACTTAGCGTTGTGGGTGCTTTATTCTTAGGAATTGTTGCACTTATTCCTTTAGTTGCACAAAATGTTTGGAATCTTGATGAGTCCATTGGACTTGGAGGTACAAGTTTATTAATTGTTGTTGGTGTTGCAATTCAAACAATTAGTCAAATTCGTGGTTTAATGATGAAACAAGAATATGTTGGATTCATTAAAGAACCAAGACCTGAAGATTTATAA
- the rpmJ gene encoding 50S ribosomal protein L36: protein MKVRPSVKPMCENCKVIRRKGRVMVICSNPKHKQRQGK from the coding sequence ATGAAGGTAAGACCATCAGTAAAACCAATGTGTGAAAACTGTAAAGTAATTAGAAGAAAAGGCCGTGTTATGGTTATTTGTTCTAATCCTAAACATAAACAAAGACAAGGCAAGTAA
- the rplQ gene encoding 50S ribosomal protein L17 encodes MSYRKLQRTSAHRRSLLRNLTTDLLVNGEIKTTEARAKEVRSTAEKMITLGKRGDLHARRQAASFLQNVVADAKEDGDDVTVTTALQKLFDEIAPKYAERNGGYTRIMKTMPRRGDGAAMVILQLVD; translated from the coding sequence ATGAGTTACCGTAAATTACAACGTACTAGTGCTCATCGTCGTTCATTATTACGTAACCTAACTACTGATTTGTTAGTTAACGGAGAAATTAAGACTACAGAAGCTCGTGCTAAAGAAGTACGTTCAACTGCTGAAAAAATGATTACTCTAGGTAAGCGTGGAGATCTACATGCCCGTCGTCAAGCAGCTTCATTCTTACAAAATGTTGTGGCTGATGCTAAAGAAGATGGCGATGATGTTACTGTTACTACTGCATTACAAAAGCTTTTTGATGAAATTGCTCCTAAATATGCAGAACGTAATGGTGGTTACACACGTATTATGAAAACAATGCCTCGTCGTGGTGACGGTGCAGCAATGGTTATTTTACAATTAGTTGACTAA